Proteins co-encoded in one Arachis hypogaea cultivar Tifrunner chromosome 13, arahy.Tifrunner.gnm2.J5K5, whole genome shotgun sequence genomic window:
- the LOC112733314 gene encoding uncharacterized protein isoform X1, whose amino-acid sequence MHECREDSQDFQSSVRSNTVHGPRRGWTRCCNIHLQQGSTKSEILADVGHCVTDRTLLTLVPNERVMDNVITVVITMLSKTSSSHHWFMPTMIMIFQPIWTDGHWYLMVVDLRRQKLVYFDSLKCTRETESKKLSMTHVALHLESLTIGPKWLSKSTMERPRFSLFKYEEPFVPQQHRLS is encoded by the exons ATGCATGAATGCAGAGAAGATTCCCAAG ACTTTCAATCTAGCGTTCGATCCAACACGGTGCATGGACCTCGCAGGGGTTGGACTCGCTGTTGCAACATACATCTTCAGCAAGGATCTACCAAGAG TGAAATTCTGGCTGACGTCGGTCACTGTGTTACGGACAGAACGTTACTGACGCTTGTCCCGAATGAAAGGGTTATGGATAAT GTAATTACCGTCGTGATCACGATGTTGTCGAAGACCTCTAGTAGTCACCACTGGTTTATGCCGACAATGATCATG ATTTTTCAACCTATATGGACAGATGGACATTGGTACTTGATGGTGGTGGACCTACGACGACAAAAGCTAGTATACTTTGACTCATTGAAGTGTACAAGGGAGACGGAGTCCAAAAAACTTTCTATGACGCATGTG GCACTTCACCTTgagtcgctaaccattggacccAAGTGGCTATCCAAGAGCACTATGGAACGACCACGATTCTCTTTGTTCAAGTACGAAGAGCCTTTTGTGCCTCAGCAACATCGACTTTCATGA
- the LOC112733314 gene encoding uncharacterized protein isoform X2: MHECREDSQDFQSSVRSNTVHGPRRGWTRCCNIHLQQGSTKSEILADVGHCVTDRTLLTLVPNERVMDNVITVVITMLSKTSSSHHWFMPTMIMQDALQGTRMT, translated from the exons ATGCATGAATGCAGAGAAGATTCCCAAG ACTTTCAATCTAGCGTTCGATCCAACACGGTGCATGGACCTCGCAGGGGTTGGACTCGCTGTTGCAACATACATCTTCAGCAAGGATCTACCAAGAG TGAAATTCTGGCTGACGTCGGTCACTGTGTTACGGACAGAACGTTACTGACGCTTGTCCCGAATGAAAGGGTTATGGATAAT GTAATTACCGTCGTGATCACGATGTTGTCGAAGACCTCTAGTAGTCACCACTGGTTTATGCCGACAATGATCATG CAAGATGCCCTCCAAGGAACACGTATGACATAG